A genomic segment from Pyrodictium occultum encodes:
- a CDS encoding 60S ribosomal export protein NMD3 translates to MPMCIRCGREVDRLVDGRLCPSCYLELHGLGKPPERLSIVVCPRCGSYRYQGRWLPPPGGGLEEVAALLFQASFRPSEHTEYYRVEEASIDYETGRAVVRAAGRLRGVDEEVSVVYTVPIVVRKQLCPVCFQKAAGSPAAIVQVRGPGGRLSEEEREAVEDVMSELDDYIADAILSVDELREGIDLKLLDQNAARALAAKLRSKLAARVKESHKVVGRRNDGRRVSRLTLSVRLPFFKPGNIVEYQGELARVEEIDKGYVLIRRLGGRRLHRLTVEDAWRLLSEPRLDDHRRVMVVALEPGWVHLQYLDGGYEYLEIPRSGLRVEGELREGVEAELLIHKNHYYLIPRRE, encoded by the coding sequence ATGCCTATGTGCATCCGCTGCGGCCGAGAGGTGGATAGGCTGGTAGACGGGAGGCTCTGCCCCAGCTGCTACCTCGAGCTCCACGGGCTCGGGAAGCCGCCGGAGCGGCTGAGCATAGTAGTCTGCCCCAGGTGCGGGAGCTACCGGTACCAGGGCAGGTGGCTCCCCCCGCCCGGCGGGGGGCTAGAGGAGGTGGCAGCCCTCCTCTTTCAGGCCAGCTTCCGGCCCTCGGAGCACACCGAGTACTATCGGGTCGAGGAGGCCAGTATAGACTACGAGACGGGCAGGGCGGTCGTGAGGGCGGCCGGCCGGCTCAGGGGAGTCGACGAGGAGGTCTCGGTAGTCTACACCGTGCCCATTGTCGTCAGGAAGCAGCTCTGCCCCGTCTGCTTCCAGAAGGCGGCCGGCTCCCCCGCGGCGATAGTGCAGGTAAGGGGCCCCGGCGGCCGGCTCAGCGAGGAGGAGCGAGAAGCGGTAGAGGATGTTATGAGCGAGCTCGACGACTACATAGCGGATGCTATACTCTCGGTGGACGAGCTGAGGGAGGGGATAGACCTCAAGCTGCTCGACCAGAACGCGGCCCGCGCCCTAGCGGCGAAGCTGCGCAGCAAGCTCGCGGCCCGAGTCAAGGAGAGCCACAAGGTTGTGGGGAGGAGGAACGACGGCCGCAGGGTATCGAGGCTAACCCTCTCCGTCCGCCTCCCATTCTTCAAGCCAGGCAACATAGTCGAGTACCAGGGCGAGCTAGCTAGGGTAGAGGAGATAGACAAGGGCTACGTGCTCATCCGCAGGCTTGGCGGCCGCAGGCTCCACCGCCTAACAGTGGAGGACGCCTGGAGGCTCCTAAGCGAGCCTAGGCTCGACGACCACCGCCGCGTCATGGTGGTGGCGCTGGAGCCGGGCTGGGTGCACCTCCAGTACCTCGACGGAGGCTACGAGTACCTCGAGATACCCAGGAGCGGGCTGAGAGTCGAGGGCGAGCTGCGGGAGGGCGTGGAGGCAGAGCTACTCATACATAAAAACCACTACTACCTAATACCCCGCCGGGAGTAG
- a CDS encoding amidohydrolase, with the protein MPGGSCPVVFTAERIYTGFKPTRYVEALALHGGRVVYAGYAAEAARVAREIAGATGCGRPRVMEAGGVALPGFVDAHLHVAGLGAAKYSIDLTDVESMEELLEKVAREAGRFTGWVLGRGWDQERLGGWPTRYELDEAVGDKPVVLLRVCGHAAALNTRAMKLLGLLDSDSPLVDRGCDGKPTGIVFEELAAKAYREAVRSIDPVQLVLEGASEALRNGVTMAGAMDVDAHGFQGLVLAWRLGLLAIRLRVYLSSELFTQLDRVGAVPALGDEMLRVAGVKAYMDGSLGARTAWLREPYSDDPGARGRRLLSAGELARLAERARRWGLDLAVHAIGDAAVEEALRGMAAAGCRCRIEHASLAPPDLIERMASLGVRAAVQPRFLASDYWAAERLGPRRARWLYPFRSMLSAGVALGFSSDAPVEPVNPLEGVHAAVTRGSLAEYSREEALDVETALHLYTAGSAMVLGETRAGCLEPGCYADIAVLDRDPLEVDVEELPGLRVEETLVAGELAWSRR; encoded by the coding sequence TTGCCCGGCGGCAGCTGCCCCGTTGTATTTACAGCCGAGAGGATCTACACCGGGTTCAAGCCGACCAGGTATGTGGAGGCGCTGGCTCTACACGGGGGGAGGGTGGTCTACGCGGGCTACGCCGCCGAGGCCGCCCGGGTGGCGAGGGAGATAGCGGGCGCCACGGGCTGCGGCCGCCCGCGGGTCATGGAGGCCGGCGGCGTAGCCCTGCCCGGGTTCGTGGACGCCCACCTCCACGTGGCGGGGCTGGGAGCTGCCAAGTACTCAATAGACCTCACCGACGTGGAGTCTATGGAGGAGCTGCTGGAGAAGGTGGCGAGGGAGGCCGGGAGGTTCACCGGCTGGGTGCTGGGCAGGGGCTGGGACCAGGAGAGGCTCGGGGGCTGGCCGACCCGCTACGAGCTGGACGAGGCCGTCGGGGATAAGCCCGTGGTCCTCCTCCGCGTCTGCGGCCACGCAGCCGCGCTCAACACGCGAGCCATGAAGCTGCTGGGGCTCCTCGACTCCGACAGCCCGCTGGTGGACAGGGGCTGCGACGGCAAGCCTACGGGGATAGTGTTCGAGGAGCTCGCCGCCAAGGCGTACCGGGAGGCGGTGAGGAGCATTGACCCGGTCCAGCTGGTGCTCGAAGGAGCTAGCGAGGCGCTGCGCAACGGCGTAACCATGGCAGGCGCCATGGACGTTGACGCCCACGGGTTCCAGGGCCTCGTCTTGGCGTGGAGGCTCGGGCTCCTGGCCATCAGGCTCCGCGTCTACCTCTCCAGCGAGCTGTTCACCCAGCTCGACCGGGTCGGGGCGGTCCCAGCACTGGGCGACGAGATGCTCCGCGTAGCAGGGGTCAAGGCCTACATGGACGGGAGCCTCGGGGCCAGGACCGCATGGCTCCGGGAGCCCTACAGCGATGACCCCGGAGCCCGGGGAAGGAGGCTCCTCTCAGCCGGGGAGCTAGCCAGGCTCGCGGAGAGGGCTAGACGCTGGGGCCTAGACCTGGCGGTCCACGCTATAGGCGACGCCGCCGTCGAGGAGGCGCTGAGGGGCATGGCTGCGGCGGGCTGCAGGTGCAGGATAGAGCACGCCAGCCTCGCGCCCCCGGATCTCATAGAGCGGATGGCCTCGCTGGGCGTCAGGGCGGCAGTGCAGCCCAGGTTCCTGGCGAGCGACTACTGGGCTGCCGAGAGGCTGGGCCCCCGGAGGGCCAGGTGGCTCTACCCGTTCCGCAGCATGCTCTCCGCCGGGGTAGCCCTGGGCTTCTCCAGCGACGCACCGGTGGAGCCCGTTAACCCGCTCGAGGGGGTGCATGCAGCCGTCACCAGGGGCAGCCTGGCCGAGTACAGCAGGGAGGAGGCGCTCGACGTGGAGACCGCGCTCCACCTCTACACGGCGGGCTCCGCCATGGTGCTCGGCGAGACCAGGGCGGGGTGCCTGGAGCCCGGCTGCTACGCCGACATAGCTGTCCTGGACCGCGACCCCCTCGAGGTGGATGTGGAGGAGCTGCCCGGGCTGAGGGTTGAGGAGACCCTGGTGGCGGGAGAGCTGGCTTGGAGCCGGAGGTAG
- a CDS encoding MTH1187 family thiamine-binding protein yields the protein MPIVSLKVMPMGVGTSVSRYIARVVALLEAHGYKPEVTPDTTVIQVSDLSEVGAIVRMVHDELYSMGVPRVVTIVMIDDRRDVEEASPEEMVQKVLRKVEEERKNVKGDVHGVM from the coding sequence ATGCCCATAGTCTCGCTCAAGGTTATGCCCATGGGTGTGGGGACTAGCGTCTCGCGCTACATAGCCAGGGTGGTTGCCCTCCTAGAGGCGCATGGCTACAAGCCGGAGGTGACGCCCGACACCACGGTCATACAGGTTAGCGATCTAAGTGAGGTCGGTGCAATAGTCCGGATGGTGCATGACGAGCTCTACAGCATGGGTGTGCCCCGGGTAGTCACCATCGTGATGATAGATGATAGGAGGGATGTGGAGGAGGCTAGCCCGGAGGAGATGGTTCAGAAGGTGCTGAGGAAGGTCGAGGAGGAGAGGAAGAACGTTAAGGGCGACGTCCACGGCGTGATGTAG
- a CDS encoding triphosphoribosyl-dephospho-CoA synthase, translating into MEPEVACRLFARACSAAVAVDAAVPRPGLTSFQRPRRDLDPLAFAGLTGLAYEACLCSCLAAAAGELGAWPGCWLAAVEDMAAAWGNPGLGSLFLLTLQAAGLGYAEARGRRSLEAVMASTGLAVDAGGVEAAAAFYRGLQLASPSYLARISWSGLPEVDGRLSIMEVWEKRVTLRELLEKASLYDPVSRDAAGMMRLSLGMALPTLLEEECLGRGVRRATYLLAGLEGDLLVSRKSGRVTRELWLRAARGDPGAEEELWRLLAGAGPGSAADLVVNAVARLIYEYLSGLRPRPRLHCGFRSPP; encoded by the coding sequence TTGGAGCCGGAGGTAGCCTGCCGCCTCTTCGCCCGCGCCTGCTCGGCCGCCGTGGCAGTGGACGCTGCGGTGCCGAGGCCGGGGCTCACGAGCTTCCAGCGGCCCCGTAGAGACCTGGACCCCCTAGCATTCGCGGGGCTCACGGGCCTCGCCTACGAGGCCTGCCTCTGCAGCTGCCTCGCAGCCGCCGCGGGCGAGCTGGGCGCCTGGCCGGGCTGCTGGCTAGCCGCCGTCGAGGACATGGCGGCTGCCTGGGGGAACCCGGGGCTCGGGAGCCTCTTCCTGCTCACCCTCCAGGCCGCCGGCCTGGGCTACGCCGAGGCGCGGGGGAGGAGGAGCCTAGAGGCCGTGATGGCGTCGACGGGACTCGCCGTGGACGCCGGCGGGGTGGAGGCTGCAGCAGCCTTCTACCGGGGGCTCCAGCTGGCCTCGCCGAGCTACCTGGCCCGCATCTCCTGGAGCGGGCTCCCCGAGGTGGACGGCAGGCTCTCCATAATGGAGGTGTGGGAGAAGAGGGTGACGCTCAGGGAGCTGCTGGAGAAGGCCTCCCTCTACGACCCGGTCTCCAGGGACGCTGCGGGGATGATGAGGCTCAGCCTGGGCATGGCGTTGCCTACGCTGCTAGAGGAGGAATGTCTCGGCCGGGGGGTGAGGAGGGCAACCTACCTGCTGGCAGGCCTGGAGGGCGATCTCCTGGTCTCGAGGAAGTCCGGCCGGGTGACCCGGGAGCTGTGGCTACGGGCCGCGCGGGGCGACCCCGGGGCGGAGGAGGAGCTGTGGCGGCTCCTAGCCGGGGCCGGGCCCGGCTCTGCCGCCGACCTGGTGGTGAATGCTGTGGCGAGGCTCATCTACGAGTATCTCTCCGGTCTCCGGCCCCGGCCGAGGCTTCACTGCGGCTTCCGGTCTCCACCCTGA